From a region of the Malania oleifera isolate guangnan ecotype guangnan chromosome 12, ASM2987363v1, whole genome shotgun sequence genome:
- the LOC131144396 gene encoding MLO-like protein 12, translating to MASSSSEGGETGSLVETPTWAVATVCFVLISISILMEYLLHLLAKYFHEKKRKALLEALDKVKSELMLMGFISLLLTVSEKPIANICIPKSVGETFLPCSTMGSTDFEEESKCEQQGKVSLLSREGVTQLQYLIFVLAFFHVLSCVLTFSLGMAKMKRWQTWEAETRTLEYQFSNDPRRFKLIHETSFGKRHLGCWSDHRLLRWPACFLRQFYHSVSKVDYFILRHGFIMAHFAEGSNYNFQKYIKRALERDFHVVVGISWWVWIFFILFIFFNAHVFYSYLWLPFIPLVMLLVVGTKLQDIITKMCMDSHDKALVVRGTLLVRPGDHFFWFGRPALLLHLMHFILFQNSFQMAFFAWTWYKFGFRSCFHQETEDIVIRIVLGLLVQILCGYVTLPLHALVTQMGTSMRKDVFTEGVVMGLQKWRANAKKNLFHHRITESARPSLDASVETSPSFSDNLDHTPSPKAEFLSIEVVDDERGREGKSKELRKLGSFEGFDMSKMS from the exons ATGGCGAGTAGTAGTAGTGAAGGTGGAGAAACAGGTTCATTGGTAGAAACACCAACATGGGCAGTGGCAACTGTGTGCTTCGTCTTGATTTCTATCTCCATTCTTATGGAGTATCTCCTCCATCTCCTTGCCAAG TACTTCCACGAGAAGAAGAGGAAGGCCCTCCTTGAGGCTCTGGACAAGGTTAAATCAG AGTTGATGCTCATGGGATTTATCTCGCTGCTGCTGACTGTGAGCGAAAAGCCCATCGCAAATATCTGCATCCCAAAGAGCGTGGGAGAGACTTTTCTTCCCTGCAGCACCATGGGCTCCACTGACTTTGAGGAAGAATCTAAATGCGAACAGCAG GGGAAGGTGTCATTGTTGTCGAGGGAAGGTGTGACGCAACTCCAGTACTTAATCTTTGTGCTGGCCTTCTTCCACGTTCTGTCCTGCGTTCTCACGTTTAGTCTTGGGATGGCCAAG ATGAAGAGGTGGCAGACTTGGGAGGCAGAAACGCGAACATTAGAATATCAATTTTCCAACG ATCCACGAAGGTTCAAGCTCATCCATGAAACATCATTTGGGAAGCGACATCTAGGATGTTGGAGTGACCACAGATTACTTCGTTGGCCT GCATGTTTTCTTCGACAATTCTATCATTCTGTATCCAAAGTGGACTATTTCATTCTTCGACACGGGTTCATCATG GCGCATTTTGCAGAAGGAAGCAACTATAACTTCCAAAAGTACATAAAAAGAGCACTAGAGAGAGACTTTCATGTGGTGGTGGGAATAAG TTGGTGGGTTTGGATCTTCTTCATacttttcatatttttcaatgcaCATG TATTTTACAGCTACCTATGGCTTCCCTTTATTCCATTAGTG ATGCTACTGGTGGTGGGAACAAAGCTGCAGGATATCATAACCAAGATGTGCATGGACAGCCATGACAAAGCTCTTGTGGTTAGGGGAACTTTGCTTGTGAGGCCTGGTGACCATTTCTTCTGGTTTGGCCGCCCAGCGCTGCTTCTCCACCTTATGCACTTCATTTTGTTTCAG AACTCGTTTCAAATGGCATTCTTTGCGTGGACTTGG TACAAATTTGGGTTTAGATCATGCTTCCACCAAGAAACTGAGGACATTGTTATAAGGATTGTCTTGGGTCTGCTGGTTCAAATTCTCTGTGGCTATGTTACACTGCCTCTGCATGCTTTGGTGACACAG ATGGGAACTTCAATGAGGAAAGATGTATTCACCGAGGGAGTTGTAATGGGTCTACAGAAATGGCGAGCCAATGCCAAGAAGAACTTATTTCATCACAGAATCACCGAGTCTGCACGTCCATCTCTGGATGCTTCGGTCGAAACTTCACCTTCCTTCTCCGACAATCTCGATCACACGCCATCACCGAAAGCTGAGTTTCTGTCCATTGAAGTAGTTGATGATGAAAGGGGCAGAGAAGGAAAATCCAAGGAGCTCCGAAAGCTCGGATCTTTTGAGGGTTTTGACATGTCCAAAATGTCGTAA